In Hyphomicrobiaceae bacterium, the following are encoded in one genomic region:
- the tolA gene encoding cell envelope integrity protein TolA produces MPLGLVISLMCHAALIGWAYLSMRAVSELPNENTPIISAEVITPSEFLRLKQGSEDAKQLETKANDEPKPDDSKNDAKKPNNAPPPPPPPAEEVAKAEEPPPPEPDPIAKKLDEPPPPPPPGPTPEEQKLLQQKLEEDRLKAEADAKKKADEEAKKKAEEEAKKKAAEEAKKKAEAKKKREEELKKKKLAEAKRKAEEAKKFDPNKIANLLNKAPDDSQKALIDKDPTKKGQQASGTSKTATAIGKEAGTATGKDTVLSAREQDLLAGMIKSRLAQCWRLPGGGGGDEVPVVELGWRLKPDGTLDGDPSVRSAPSGASGQVAAETAVRAVKACQPYLLPTDKYDAWKDIIWVFDPREML; encoded by the coding sequence GTGCCATTAGGGCTCGTCATATCGCTGATGTGTCATGCTGCGCTCATCGGTTGGGCGTACCTCTCCATGCGCGCGGTGTCAGAGCTACCGAACGAGAACACCCCTATCATTTCGGCCGAGGTCATCACGCCAAGCGAGTTCCTGCGTTTGAAGCAGGGAAGCGAAGACGCAAAGCAACTTGAGACCAAAGCCAACGACGAACCAAAGCCAGACGACTCCAAGAACGACGCCAAGAAGCCCAACAACGCTCCGCCTCCTCCGCCACCGCCGGCCGAAGAGGTCGCAAAGGCTGAAGAGCCGCCGCCGCCTGAACCTGACCCCATTGCCAAGAAGCTCGACGAGCCGCCGCCTCCTCCTCCGCCTGGCCCAACGCCTGAAGAGCAGAAGCTTCTGCAGCAAAAGCTGGAAGAGGACCGCTTGAAAGCGGAGGCCGACGCCAAGAAGAAGGCGGACGAAGAGGCAAAGAAGAAGGCCGAAGAGGAGGCCAAGAAGAAGGCTGCCGAAGAAGCAAAGAAGAAGGCCGAAGCTAAGAAGAAGCGTGAAGAGGAGCTGAAGAAAAAGAAGCTTGCCGAGGCAAAACGGAAAGCCGAAGAAGCCAAGAAGTTTGATCCAAATAAGATCGCTAATCTTCTCAACAAGGCGCCCGATGATTCCCAAAAGGCTTTGATCGACAAGGATCCGACAAAGAAGGGCCAGCAAGCCTCAGGCACCAGCAAGACGGCAACGGCCATCGGCAAAGAAGCAGGTACGGCGACCGGAAAAGACACGGTTCTTTCGGCGCGCGAGCAGGACCTCCTAGCGGGCATGATCAAATCGCGGCTCGCCCAGTGCTGGCGTTTGCCTGGAGGGGGCGGTGGCGATGAGGTTCCGGTGGTCGAACTGGGATGGCGTTTGAAGCCTGATGGTACGCTGGACGGCGATCCCTCGGTGCGTTCCGCCCCCTCGGGCGCTTCCGGTCAAGTGGCGGCCGAAACCGCAGTTCGCGCGGTAAAGGCCTGCCAGCCTTACTTATTGCCCACGGACAAATACGATGCTTGGAAGGACATCATCTGGGTCTTCGATCCGCGTGAAATGTTGTGA
- a CDS encoding biopolymer transporter ExbD — protein sequence MGASVKTQAAPTGRGRRRRGRHMPMAEINVTPMVDVMLVLLIIFMVAAPLLQVGIPVELPEAKGQQIPAPKQEPLAVTVKSGGEIFIGETPVELDQVADKLKAIAKNGYDEPIYIRGDKGVAYGVIMRVMGRIKAGGFNKLSFVTDEEKGG from the coding sequence ATGGGTGCAAGCGTCAAAACACAAGCAGCTCCAACCGGACGCGGACGTCGCCGCCGTGGACGGCACATGCCCATGGCTGAGATCAACGTGACGCCGATGGTGGACGTCATGCTGGTGCTTCTGATCATCTTCATGGTGGCGGCACCATTGCTTCAAGTCGGCATACCCGTCGAGCTTCCCGAAGCAAAGGGACAACAGATTCCGGCGCCCAAGCAGGAGCCGCTCGCGGTGACGGTCAAGTCGGGCGGCGAGATCTTCATCGGCGAAACACCCGTTGAACTCGATCAGGTTGCCGACAAGCTCAAGGCAATCGCCAAGAATGGCTACGACGAGCCGATCTATATTCGCGGTGATAAAGGTGTCGCGTATGGCGTCATCATGCGCGTCATGGGGCGTATCAAGGCTGGAGGCTTCAATAAACTCTCCTTCGTCACGGACGAAGAAAAGGGAGGCTAA
- the tolQ gene encoding protein TolQ, which translates to MNPADVAQGAIAPVSAGGFSFFELFLQAHLVVKFVMIGLLLSSIWSWAIIFEKLFAFRRARVESDKFESLFWSGQSLDELYAGLARGRTITMAALFVAAMREWKRSVEGNIRALGGIQLRVEKVMDVTISREMERLDRRLLFLATVGSTAPFVGLFGTVWGIMTAFQSIAVSKNTNLAVVAPGIAEALFATALGLMAAIPAVIFYNKFSADSAAISQRLYAFADEFAAIVSRQIDVRN; encoded by the coding sequence ATGAACCCCGCTGACGTTGCCCAAGGTGCCATCGCTCCGGTGAGCGCAGGCGGGTTTTCATTTTTCGAGCTGTTTCTGCAGGCCCATCTCGTCGTCAAGTTTGTGATGATCGGTTTGCTGCTGTCATCCATCTGGTCTTGGGCGATCATCTTCGAAAAGCTGTTCGCGTTTCGACGTGCGCGCGTCGAGAGCGACAAGTTTGAATCGCTGTTCTGGTCGGGTCAGTCACTCGATGAGCTTTATGCCGGGCTAGCCCGGGGACGCACGATCACCATGGCTGCTCTATTCGTTGCTGCCATGCGCGAATGGAAACGGTCGGTAGAAGGCAATATCCGCGCGCTTGGCGGCATTCAGTTGCGTGTCGAGAAGGTGATGGATGTCACGATCAGCCGTGAGATGGAGCGGCTCGACAGGCGTTTGCTGTTTCTTGCAACGGTCGGCTCCACTGCACCCTTCGTCGGCCTGTTCGGTACCGTCTGGGGTATCATGACCGCGTTCCAGTCGATTGCCGTCTCCAAGAACACAAACCTCGCGGTCGTGGCGCCCGGTATTGCCGAGGCGTTGTTTGCAACCGCGCTTGGCCTTATGGCGGCTATTCCCGCGGTCATCTTCTACAACAAGTTTTCAGCCGACTCTGCCGCGATATCTCAGCGTCTCTACGCTTTCGCCGACGAGTTCGCCGCCATCGTCTCGCGTCAGATCGACGTGCGCAACTAA
- a CDS encoding amino acid permease has translation MTQTTAVHGEKVSLLRVLGPGHVWALGVGIVLVGEFMGWNFAVGKGGLIAALIACWFAGLLYTCVAMIDSEVTSTVAAAGGQYAQAKHIVGPLMAFNVGLFLVMAYTMLEAANAITLGYLVQEVGKMAGFEAAHDRPFIVLTIMFLAWLNYRGVYATLTFNLVITAIAFIAIVVLFLALTVAKVAPLNHAGFIHGDTLPYGWMGVIAAMHFGLWYYLGIEGTTQAAEEVRSPARALPLGTMTGIITLLIAASMTWYICAGLMPWEYLGQATTPLFDAARLTDSNPLMVLLFIGTMFATMASANGCINDASRAWFSMGRDRYLPTWFGAVHPKYRTPFRSIIFLVPVALMFALGAPLDQVITFSILSGLLEYTVMSFNMMMFRSKWPLGTIKRGYVHPMHPLPAIVLLVLCSVTYFAVFLGYGTQLMAMMVFYIVASAWFHFHRYKYVRRGDQFSMNWPRPRGY, from the coding sequence ATGACACAAACAACAGCTGTCCATGGCGAGAAAGTCTCGCTTCTGCGCGTTCTGGGCCCTGGCCACGTCTGGGCTCTGGGCGTCGGCATCGTTCTTGTCGGTGAGTTCATGGGGTGGAACTTCGCAGTCGGCAAAGGCGGCCTCATCGCCGCACTGATCGCCTGCTGGTTTGCCGGCCTGCTCTACACCTGCGTCGCTATGATCGACTCGGAAGTGACCTCTACGGTTGCTGCCGCGGGAGGTCAGTACGCGCAGGCTAAACATATCGTCGGGCCACTTATGGCTTTCAACGTCGGCCTCTTCCTCGTCATGGCCTACACCATGCTGGAGGCGGCCAACGCAATCACGCTCGGCTATCTCGTCCAAGAGGTAGGGAAGATGGCGGGGTTTGAAGCGGCACACGACAGACCCTTCATCGTACTCACCATCATGTTCCTTGCCTGGTTGAACTATCGTGGCGTCTACGCAACGCTGACCTTCAACCTGGTCATCACGGCTATCGCCTTCATTGCGATCGTCGTGCTGTTCCTGGCGTTGACGGTTGCCAAGGTTGCCCCGCTCAACCACGCGGGCTTCATACATGGTGACACCCTGCCCTACGGCTGGATGGGTGTGATCGCGGCCATGCACTTCGGTTTGTGGTACTATCTGGGCATCGAAGGGACGACGCAGGCGGCAGAAGAAGTGCGCTCACCTGCACGCGCTCTGCCGCTGGGAACGATGACCGGTATCATCACGCTGCTGATCGCGGCAAGTATGACCTGGTACATCTGCGCCGGTCTGATGCCTTGGGAATACCTGGGCCAAGCCACGACGCCATTGTTCGACGCCGCCCGCTTGACGGATTCCAACCCGCTCATGGTTCTGCTCTTTATCGGCACCATGTTCGCGACGATGGCTTCTGCCAACGGTTGCATCAACGACGCCTCGCGCGCCTGGTTCTCGATGGGTCGCGACCGTTACCTGCCAACGTGGTTCGGTGCCGTCCATCCCAAGTACCGCACGCCGTTCCGTTCGATCATCTTCCTCGTTCCAGTGGCGTTGATGTTCGCTCTCGGTGCGCCGCTTGATCAGGTCATCACATTCTCGATCCTCTCGGGACTGCTGGAGTACACCGTCATGTCCTTCAACATGATGATGTTCCGCTCCAAGTGGCCGCTGGGCACGATCAAGCGCGGCTACGTGCATCCCATGCATCCGCTGCCCGCAATCGTGCTGCTGGTTCTGTGCAGTGTCACGTACTTCGCGGTGTTCCTGGGTTATGGCACGCAGCTGATGGCCATGATGGTGTTCTACATCGTCGCCTCGGCATGGTTCCACTTCCATCGCTATAAGTACGTTCGCCGTGGCGATCAGTTCTCGATGAACTGGCCGCGTCCGCGAGGCTACTGA
- a CDS encoding YbgC/FadM family acyl-CoA thioesterase, translated as MKTDQWPDIAGRIVSDETGQRHVLPVRVYFEDTDAGGIVYHASYVRFCERGRTDFLRLLGADARSMFDGSSGAEPAIFVVRRMNMDFIRPGLMDDLLLVETRVREIGGASITLQQTIVREGKRIFEADVTIVLISKSGKPLRLSDRVRSAFEAHRAATEL; from the coding sequence ATGAAAACGGATCAATGGCCGGACATCGCGGGTCGCATCGTGAGCGATGAGACCGGTCAGCGCCATGTCCTGCCTGTGCGTGTCTACTTTGAAGACACGGATGCGGGTGGCATCGTTTATCACGCAAGCTATGTCCGGTTCTGCGAGCGCGGCCGCACGGACTTTCTTCGTCTGCTTGGTGCGGACGCGCGTTCGATGTTCGACGGCAGTTCCGGGGCAGAGCCTGCGATCTTCGTCGTGCGACGTATGAATATGGATTTCATCCGTCCCGGTCTCATGGACGATCTGCTGTTGGTCGAGACGCGCGTCAGGGAGATTGGCGGGGCAAGTATCACGCTCCAGCAGACCATCGTGCGCGAGGGCAAGCGCATCTTCGAGGCCGATGTGACGATCGTTCTGATCTCAAAGTCCGGCAAGCCGCTCCGTCTCAGCGATCGTGTGCGTTCCGCGTTCGAAGCCCATCGCGCGGCCACCGAACTATAG
- a CDS encoding metallophosphoesterase, producing the protein MLTRRHFLQALATLGFSGTALVSYALAEPFRTNVTSYAITPPSWPAGLNLRLAVLADLHAIDPWVSVKRLESLVAQTNDLEPDAILLLGDFVVGHRLGHFGRPVPHDDWAQALAGLKAPLGVHAVLGNHDWWEDRAIQSSEKGPVRAAIALQNAGIPVYENDAVRLVKDGRPFWIAGLGDQWAFWPKPDRYADFVRRGRVDYRGVDDLPGTLAKITDDAPVILMAHEPDIFPDVPNRIALTLSGHTHGGQVRLFGYAPVVPSKYKARYVYGHIVEEGRHLVVSGGIGCSGLPVRFGSPPEIVVVELGKRTTA; encoded by the coding sequence ATGCTGACGCGCCGACACTTTCTACAAGCGCTCGCCACCTTGGGCTTTTCCGGAACGGCGCTTGTCAGCTATGCGCTGGCCGAGCCTTTTCGTACCAACGTCACCTCCTACGCGATTACGCCGCCGTCCTGGCCCGCAGGGTTGAACCTTCGCCTTGCCGTTCTGGCGGATTTGCATGCGATCGATCCATGGGTCAGCGTAAAGCGGCTTGAAAGCCTTGTCGCACAAACCAACGACCTTGAGCCTGATGCGATCCTTCTGCTTGGTGATTTCGTTGTTGGCCATCGCCTTGGTCATTTCGGGCGTCCCGTACCTCATGACGATTGGGCGCAGGCACTAGCCGGGCTGAAAGCGCCGTTGGGTGTGCACGCTGTTCTGGGTAACCACGATTGGTGGGAAGATCGCGCGATCCAGTCTTCTGAAAAAGGGCCTGTGCGTGCCGCCATTGCTCTTCAGAACGCGGGAATTCCTGTTTACGAGAACGATGCGGTACGGCTCGTAAAGGATGGCCGTCCGTTCTGGATTGCCGGCCTTGGAGATCAGTGGGCGTTCTGGCCCAAGCCGGATCGTTACGCCGATTTCGTCCGCCGGGGTCGCGTCGATTATCGCGGCGTCGACGATCTGCCCGGCACCCTTGCGAAAATTACCGACGACGCGCCGGTCATTCTCATGGCGCACGAGCCTGACATTTTCCCCGATGTGCCCAATCGTATAGCACTCACGCTGTCAGGGCACACACACGGGGGGCAGGTGCGGCTATTCGGCTATGCGCCGGTCGTTCCCTCCAAATACAAGGCCCGCTATGTCTACGGTCATATCGTGGAGGAGGGACGTCACCTCGTCGTGTCTGGCGGCATAGGCTGCTCGGGCCTGCCGGTGCGTTTCGGCTCCCCGCCCGAGATCGTCGTTGTTGAGCTCGGGAAGCGTACTACAGCCTGA
- the ruvB gene encoding Holliday junction branch migration DNA helicase RuvB, whose translation MTDRLISSAKRETDAFEATIRPQSLAEFIGQEQARANLSIFIQAAKGRGDALDHVLFAGPPGLGKTTLAQIMAKELGVGFRATSGPVISKAGDLAALLTNLEERDVLFIDEIHRLNPAVEEILYPAMEDFQLDLMIGEGPAARSVRIDLPKFTLVGATTRAGLLTNPLRDRFGIPVRLNFYTVDELELVVSRGARVLGAPIASDGAREVAKRSRGTPRIAGRLLRRVRDFAAVEGAAVINAAVADRALRLLEVDGEGLDALDHRYLGCIARNYEGGPVGIETLAAALSEPRDALEEIVEPYLLQQGFISRTPRGRVLALKAYRHLGLSGPARAATPELPIFDEDDEAEEGGKRR comes from the coding sequence ATGACCGACCGCCTGATCAGTTCAGCCAAGCGCGAGACCGACGCCTTCGAGGCGACGATCCGTCCCCAGTCGCTGGCCGAGTTCATCGGTCAGGAGCAGGCCCGCGCCAATCTGAGTATTTTCATCCAGGCCGCCAAAGGTCGTGGCGATGCGCTCGATCACGTCTTGTTTGCAGGCCCGCCAGGTCTCGGCAAGACGACGCTCGCGCAGATCATGGCCAAGGAGCTTGGGGTCGGGTTCAGGGCGACTTCAGGTCCGGTGATTTCCAAGGCTGGAGATCTCGCCGCGCTTCTGACCAATCTGGAAGAACGCGACGTACTTTTCATCGATGAAATACACCGGCTCAATCCGGCGGTTGAAGAAATTCTCTATCCTGCGATGGAGGACTTCCAACTCGATCTTATGATTGGCGAAGGGCCTGCTGCGCGTTCAGTACGTATCGATCTTCCGAAATTTACGCTCGTGGGCGCTACGACGCGAGCAGGGCTACTCACCAACCCGTTGCGCGATCGCTTCGGCATACCGGTGCGTCTGAATTTTTACACGGTCGATGAGCTTGAGCTTGTCGTGTCGCGCGGCGCGCGCGTGCTCGGTGCGCCGATAGCATCCGACGGTGCGCGCGAGGTTGCCAAACGCTCGCGCGGGACGCCACGCATCGCAGGGCGCTTGCTGCGCCGTGTTCGCGATTTCGCCGCCGTCGAAGGCGCTGCCGTCATTAACGCCGCCGTCGCGGACCGTGCGCTGCGGCTGCTGGAGGTGGATGGTGAGGGACTCGATGCGCTCGACCATCGTTACCTTGGGTGCATCGCGCGCAATTATGAGGGCGGGCCGGTCGGTATCGAAACGCTTGCTGCGGCGTTGTCGGAGCCGCGCGACGCACTTGAAGAAATCGTCGAGCCGTATCTTCTCCAGCAAGGTTTCATAAGCCGTACGCCGCGTGGCCGCGTTCTCGCATTGAAGGCTTATCGTCATTTGGGCCTTTCGGGACCAGCGCGCGCGGCCACTCCCGAACTTCCAATCTTCGATGAGGACGACGAGGCAGAAGAAGGCGGAAAAAGGCGCTAG
- a CDS encoding PilZ domain-containing protein: MRSIDRILSKPKAASVGAHDKASEKRFAPRRSGMTPAVVYLEDGPGSFPCLIRDMSTTGARLELRQGWDRDFSAGISNDDRIRLVVRLDRVMYECKIVRCGAKELGVKFTAAPKPLARAQREA; this comes from the coding sequence ATGCGATCGATTGACCGGATTTTATCGAAGCCCAAAGCCGCGTCAGTGGGCGCTCACGACAAAGCCAGCGAAAAGCGCTTCGCACCCCGCCGTTCGGGAATGACGCCGGCTGTCGTGTACTTGGAAGATGGCCCGGGATCCTTTCCCTGTCTTATCCGCGATATGTCCACCACAGGAGCGCGGCTCGAGCTTCGGCAGGGATGGGATAGAGATTTTTCCGCTGGCATCAGCAATGATGATCGCATCCGGCTTGTCGTGCGACTGGATCGCGTCATGTACGAATGCAAGATCGTCCGCTGTGGAGCCAAGGAGCTGGGTGTGAAATTCACCGCCGCGCCCAAACCCCTTGCCCGCGCTCAACGCGAGGCGTAG
- a CDS encoding YaiI/YqxD family protein codes for MRIFVDADACPVKEEVARVALRHALPVIFVSNAWMRLPEGPEFERVIVHDGPDAADDWIAERAGNGDIVITQDIPLASRALKAGAHAIGNTGKPFTDASIGMALAMRELSQHLRETGEGGRYNAPFSKANRSAFLQALEQAVQHIKRKHAP; via the coding sequence ATGAGGATTTTTGTCGACGCTGATGCCTGTCCGGTCAAGGAGGAGGTGGCGCGGGTCGCGCTGCGCCATGCTCTTCCGGTAATCTTTGTTTCGAACGCCTGGATGCGACTGCCCGAGGGACCAGAGTTCGAGCGGGTGATCGTGCATGATGGTCCCGACGCTGCCGACGATTGGATCGCGGAGCGCGCTGGCAACGGTGACATCGTCATCACGCAGGACATTCCGCTTGCCTCACGCGCCTTGAAAGCAGGCGCACACGCGATCGGCAACACCGGCAAGCCCTTCACCGATGCGTCCATTGGCATGGCACTCGCAATGCGCGAACTCTCGCAGCATTTGAGGGAGACTGGCGAAGGCGGGCGCTATAACGCGCCATTCAGCAAAGCCAACCGATCCGCCTTCTTGCAGGCGCTGGAGCAGGCCGTTCAGCACATCAAGCGCAAACATGCGCCATAA
- a CDS encoding alpha/beta hydrolase translates to MATFVVAHGAWSAGFVWKRMHPLMRAAGHELFTPTHTGLGERLHLAHPDIDLEHHIADICSVIFHEDLRDVILVGHSYGGFVATGVADRMPERLAQVVYLDAFAPKAGDTMLALATPEQRERWVKGARTQGEGWRVPPNPLPPDTEQADLDWIAPRRHPQPFKTMTQPIELKLGVTALPRSFIYCTRIGPGDMFGPFARAAKADPGWCYFEMDASHNPHITAPAALAEIFCTIASTPV, encoded by the coding sequence ATGGCGACGTTTGTGGTCGCGCACGGCGCATGGTCCGCCGGTTTCGTTTGGAAGCGAATGCATCCGTTGATGCGCGCAGCCGGGCATGAGCTGTTCACGCCTACGCATACTGGTCTGGGTGAACGCCTGCATCTGGCACATCCAGATATCGATCTGGAGCATCATATCGCTGACATATGTTCCGTGATCTTCCACGAAGATCTCCGCGACGTCATTCTCGTCGGCCACAGCTACGGCGGGTTCGTCGCAACCGGTGTGGCAGACCGTATGCCGGAGCGATTGGCGCAGGTGGTTTATCTCGATGCATTTGCGCCCAAGGCTGGCGACACCATGCTTGCTCTCGCAACGCCTGAGCAGCGCGAGCGCTGGGTGAAAGGCGCACGCACACAAGGCGAGGGATGGCGCGTGCCGCCCAATCCACTTCCGCCCGACACCGAGCAGGCCGACCTCGATTGGATCGCGCCGCGCCGTCATCCTCAACCGTTCAAGACCATGACGCAGCCTATCGAGCTCAAGCTCGGCGTTACCGCTTTGCCGCGTAGCTTCATCTATTGCACGCGCATTGGGCCCGGCGATATGTTCGGACCGTTTGCGCGTGCCGCGAAGGCCGATCCGGGCTGGTGCTACTTCGAGATGGACGCCAGCCATAATCCCCACATCACCGCGCCTGCGGCATTAGCCGAGATTTTCTGCACGATTGCCTCTACTCCGGTCTAA
- the ruvA gene encoding Holliday junction branch migration protein RuvA, with product MIGKLRGKVDTIGESFLIIDVGGVGYEVQASARTLRNLKIGDEVSLTIDTHVREDAIRLFGFQSELERNWFRTLQTIQGVGAKVALGVLGIMSPQDLANAIALGNWAAVEEAPGVGKKLAQRIVAELKDKAPALSVAGLNVPALANGVAQPQPIVQGHAAAEAISALTNLGYNPQQASAAVATAMGELGEAADTAALIKRGLKALAR from the coding sequence ATGATCGGCAAGTTGCGAGGTAAAGTCGATACCATTGGCGAGAGCTTTCTCATTATCGACGTCGGTGGCGTCGGATATGAGGTGCAGGCGTCGGCGCGCACTCTTCGCAATTTGAAGATTGGCGATGAGGTTTCTCTCACCATCGACACTCATGTGCGCGAGGATGCAATCCGCCTGTTCGGCTTCCAAAGCGAGCTGGAACGTAACTGGTTTCGCACGCTGCAGACCATCCAGGGGGTCGGCGCAAAGGTGGCGCTGGGCGTATTGGGCATCATGAGCCCGCAGGATCTCGCGAATGCCATTGCTCTTGGCAATTGGGCAGCGGTCGAGGAAGCTCCGGGCGTCGGCAAGAAGTTGGCGCAACGCATCGTCGCCGAGCTTAAGGACAAGGCTCCGGCCCTCTCGGTGGCCGGTCTTAATGTGCCCGCCTTGGCTAACGGTGTGGCGCAACCGCAGCCCATCGTTCAGGGGCACGCCGCGGCTGAGGCGATCTCCGCGCTCACCAATCTTGGCTATAATCCGCAACAGGCTTCCGCAGCGGTTGCAACCGCCATGGGCGAGCTGGGCGAGGCGGCCGATACGGCGGCGCTTATCAAGCGCGGATTAAAGGCGCTGGCGCGCTAA
- the ruvC gene encoding crossover junction endodeoxyribonuclease RuvC: MKASAIRILGLDPGLRRTGWGVVDSDGVRLSYVASGVITSTSGDDLAYRLRSLFEGISSVIASFSPREAAVEETFVNENPRSTLKLGQARGAALLAPAMLGLQVAEYTPNQIKKTVVGAGHAEKQQIQAMIGFLLPKARFESADEADALAIAICHANHRFTPQAAALRLLKEART; this comes from the coding sequence ATGAAAGCATCCGCGATTCGCATATTGGGACTAGATCCGGGCCTCCGCCGAACAGGCTGGGGCGTCGTCGATAGCGACGGGGTGCGTTTGAGCTATGTCGCATCCGGCGTCATCACATCGACCTCTGGGGACGATTTGGCGTACCGGCTACGGTCGCTGTTTGAGGGCATCAGCAGCGTGATCGCGAGTTTTTCTCCGCGTGAGGCAGCGGTCGAGGAAACTTTCGTCAACGAAAACCCTCGTTCTACCTTGAAGCTTGGCCAAGCTCGGGGTGCTGCGCTGCTTGCACCCGCTATGCTCGGGCTACAGGTCGCGGAATACACGCCCAACCAGATCAAGAAGACAGTCGTCGGGGCGGGGCACGCTGAAAAGCAGCAGATACAAGCCATGATAGGTTTTCTGTTGCCCAAAGCGCGGTTCGAGAGTGCCGATGAAGCCGACGCACTGGCGATTGCGATTTGTCACGCCAACCATCGGTTCACGCCCCAGGCCGCTGCTCTTCGTCTGCTGAAGGAAGCTCGCACATGA